The DNA sequence AGCTCTGTTATAAAATCGTCTTGGGACACGCTTCTCCAGACAAAAATATTCAAAAAAGTTCTTTAGGAGAGACCGCTGAAGCATCTTCCCCAGCACAGGCCCAAGATTTTCAGTTGCAAAGAGCGCTCCTTGAATTACCAGATTCTCAAGCAGAAGCTATTATTCTCAAATATTTTTGTTCTCTTAGTCCTGCAGAAGTCGGAGGAATTCTTGAAAAAACGGAAGGAGCAGTACGAATTTTACAGTCTCGGGGACTCAAAAAACTTCGAGAAATTCTCGAAGGAGTTAAGCCTAAAGAAGACAATTCTGAAGAAGATGAAAACATCATCTAATATCGAAATCCTCACATACAATTTCCCTAAAAATGGAATCATTTCAGTTTGTATCACTTGAAAGGCGGCTCTATGAAGGGAGAAAGATCGCTCCCTCTGAGGATTTTGAGGAATCACTCAAAGCGTTTCTCTTTTCCCAAATGGCGGAGAAAAATGAGAAGTGGTTTTTGCAGTTTGTAAAAGATTTGGAAATATCATCTGACTTTGCGGTCGTAAAAAATCGCATTTGGCAGAATCTAGAACATTCGGCAGACTCCTTGCCATTTGATCTTTCCGATTTTCTGAGACATGTTGTCAGGAAATCATGGTTCTGGAAATCCATCGTAGCAGTGATCTTTATTGTGGGAGGATTTCTTATTGTTCCTCCATATCTTTTTGGAAGCGACATCCTTCCTCAACAATTTTCATTACTTATGGAAGCTGCTGGCGAAGTTCATATTGTTCAGGGAACTGAGGAGAGCCAAGGGAAAGGAGGGGAACATCTTTCTCAAGGACAAACAATTCAAACGGGAGAAGGAACAGCACAAATAGTTTTTTTTGATGAAACCCTTTTCAGAATTGGACCACATTCCTCTGTGACTCTCCAAAAAAATACGCAATATCCAGGCCCTTCCCATTCTGGAGAAATAGAAGTCGTTCTAGAGGAGGGGAAAGTTTGGCTTCGTTCGTTTGCCACACCGACTCCAGATATGAAATTTGTATTGAAATCAGGAGACATTCTCATTTCTCCACTTCCTGGAACACTTGATGTGAGTCGAGAAGCACGAGAAACACAAATTCGTATTTGGGAACGCAGTGCTAAAATTTCAGATCAAGAAAATAAGCAGAATACTATTTTTGTTGCGGGATCAAAAATTCGGTATTCCCCGCTGGAAGGGAGACAAGAAGAGGATCTTTTGACTGAAGACAAAAATGAAGAATGGGTTCGGAAAAACATATCAGATGACGAAATCTTCCTCAAAAATCGCCTTCAAACACTCGAGTACGAATATAGAAATCACTCAGGAGTCCTCCCCGGATCCTTTTTATATCCGATAAAAATATGGGGAGAACCAAATCTTTTTCAAGGAGCCCCAGCTGACGATTTTTATGTGATTGAAAAAAGAATTGAAGAAGTACTTCTTCTCTTCTTGCAGGGTGATGAAAAAAAAGCACTTGCCACGCTTGAAGAAGCGACGTTCGCTTTGCAAGCAATTCTTCTTGAACATCAAGAGCTTCGTCCTCTTGCTGCTCAAGTGTTTAATCGATTTCAAACAGATCTTATGTTTCTCCCTGCGGATTCTCCGCTCTGGAAGATTCGGAAAAAATTATACGATACAGAAGCAGAAGTTTTTCACCAAAACCCATTCTATTTTCACAGAAACGCAGTAGAAGAGCTCTGGAATCTGCAGACCATTATTCTGGAATCCGATAAGCTCATTTCTCGAAAACAATTCGAAACGTACGAATTTCAGAAATCCTTTCTGCCACCTCCTATTACAAATGACCCCGAGGAGAAAGCTTCTCTCCTTCGGCTTAAAATACAGGAAATAAAACTTCTTAATTTTCTGTTTTTTAAACTCTTTGCGGAAAGTAACATCGAAGCTGCTGAGGACAAAGTTATCGCTGAAATTCTCATGCTCATCGAAGGAAAAGAAGACATCAAAAATCTTCTTTGGGAAGAAACTTCTCAGCCGCCTGACACAAATCCAATTTATGATTTTCAGGAAAAGGTAAAAATTTATAAAACTCTTCAGGGAAGAAAAAATCAGACAGCGTCACTTTTGTCAGAAGTAGAAAACACCGCAAGAAGTCTTCCTTTCCTTCAGGAAATTCGAAAAGTACTCGGTCCAGAGCTCCGTGATGTTGTTACGAAAAAAATGGGAGAAATCCTTGAGGAAGAAGAGAAGAAAATTATCTTAGAGGCGAGTTAGAGCGAAGAGGTATTCTTTTCCTAGAAGATATTTTATTTTGAAACACACGTGAAACCAGCTATAAAAATCTTCGGAAATGAAAGAGAAATTATTGCGGAATCGATCATTATTGAAATGTTTCAGTGTGGGGAAGTGCACCCAAAAAAATTGGAAGACATAAAAAATACGTGGACGAAAGGAAAGAACATTTCATCGCCCTCAAACGTTGATCTCTTAAAGTCGTACAGAAAGCTTGTGGGCAGTAAAAAAATTCCAGAAACTCCTTGGCTTCAGAAGAAACTGAGAAAAAGGTCAATTCGAACACTTTCGGGGATTTCTCCCATTTCAGTTCTCACGAAACCTTACCCTTGCCCGGGAAGATGTGTGTATTGTCCTACAGAGAAAGCTTCTCCAGAAGGGAAAACACTCTTTGAAATCGATTCGGAAAAGAAATATGGTCCTCAAAAAATTGCCAAGAAATACCGAAGACCCGGAGCGCTCGTTATGCCAAAGAGCTATCTCTCCTCTGAGCCGGCAGCGATGAAAGCGCTCCTCAATTCATTTGATCCGTGGAAGCAAGTTCAAAACAGAATTCGAGCGCTCAAAGAAACTGGGCATTTTCCAGAAAAATGCGAACTTATTGTTATTGGAGGAACATTTTCCTTTCTTCCAAAAAAATATCAAACATGGTTTGTAAAAAGATGTGTTCAAGCCTTGAATGAAGACAAATCTCCTCATAAAAGAATAGAAAAAGTTCTGCAGGAGAATGAAAAAGCACAGCATCGGGCGATTGGCATTGTTCTCGAAACAAGACCAGATCATATCACGTTAAAAGAAGCAAAAAGATTTCGATTCATGGGATGCACTCGGGTGGAAATCGGAGTACAAACGCTTGATGATGCCGTTTCTCTGTACACGAAAAGAGGTCATGGCAATGCGGAAGTTATCAGAGCAACAAAAATTTTACGTGATGCAGGATATAAAATTTGCTATCACATGATGCCAGGACTTCCGGGAAGCACTCCACAAAAAGATCTTCAGAGTTTTCAAACGATGTACTCTGATCCAAATTTTAAACCGGATTATCTCAAAATTTATCCGTGTTCAGTTGTTCCATTTTCTGAGCTTGCAGAATGGTACGCTCAGGGCAAATTCACTCCAGCGACACATGAGGACCTTATTCCCCTTCTTCTCGACATCAAAGCGATGACACCGCCATGGGTTCGTATCACGAGACTCATTCGTGATATTCCCAGTACAGCAATTCTTGCTGGCTCAAAAATCACAAATCTCCGTCAGCACCTCTCTTTCCTTTCGAAAAAAAGAGGAACACCGTGCAAATGTATTCGGTGTCGTGAAATTCGCGATGAGAAATTTAATCCCGAAGAAATAATTCTGAAAAGAATGGAATATGAAGCAAATGATGGCCATGAAATTTTTCTTTCGCACGAAACTCCAAATGGAAAAATCATCGCACTTTTACGGCTCAGAATTCCTTCGTGGTTTTTCTCAAAAAATCCTGGGAAACCGCTTTTTCGAGTCCTCAAAAATTGTGCACTTATTCGGGAATTGCACACGTATGGAGAACTTGTTCCGGTAGGAAAACGAACAGGAAATTCGCAACATGGAGGATGGGGAAAAAAACTCCTCTTTGAAGCGGAAAAGATTATTGATGAGGAATATCACATTCCAAAAGTTGCTGTTATTTCTGGCGTAGGAGCAAAAGATTACTACAGAAAATTTGGGTATGAAGAAGAGCAGACGTATATGGTGAAAAAACTAATTAAGAAATCAAGAAGGCATCATGATATACTCAAATCGCAAAAAACTGTACAAAATTTAACGATTCCTTAACAACTCCAATATGAAGCTCGCAATCATTCTCTCGGCAAGTGAACCAGAAAGCAATTGGAATGCTTTTCGATTGGCAAATTTTGCTCTTAAACAAGGTGATGAAGTTAAGGTTTTTCTTGTTGGACAAGGAGTGGAATATGAAACTGCAAGTTCAGAAAAATTCAATATTAAAGAGCAATCTGAAGAGTTTTTAAAGTCGGATAAAGCGCAAATCATGGCTTGTGGCACTTGTCTCAAATTACGTGAAAAGGAGGCTACGAGCACGTGCCCGATGAGTACTATGAAAGATTTATACGCATTAATAAAAGGATGTGACAAAGTTTTAACTTTTTAATTACACACGCTATGAAAAAAATATTCTCGTTCACACTATTAATTTTTGCCTTAAGTTTTTCTTTTCCCACTTTCTCATTCGCGCAAGGGATGATGAGCCTTTGGAACTCATCTTCCGATAATGCCAGTATACAAAGTCAGCAACAAGAAGAACAGGAGGGGAAATCTCTTTTGGATGAATTGAGCAATAAAACAGTTCCTTGTGCACAACTCAATGACTCAGATTTTGAGAAAATCGGTGAATATTTCATGGGGCAATCCATCGGAGACACAGGAAGGCATATCGTCATGAATGAAATGATGAAAAGAATGATGGGTGAAAAGGGCGAAGAACAGATGCACGCAGTTATGGGAAAGAGATCAAGCGGCTGTGATTCGTCCGCTGCCTTTCCTGAGCAGGATATCGGTTTTATGCCAATGGCATATATGATGGGTGGATTTACAAATCCATCTTCTTCAAATAATTATTTTACGAATCCGAACTCTATGATGAATTTCGGATTTTTACCCTTCGGCGGTTTTAGTTGGATTTTTATGATTCTCTGGTGGATCTTGATCATTGCGGGAATCGCTATGCTTGTTAAATGGCTCATGAGTCAATCTGGAGGAACACGATGGAATCATGAAAAAACATCGCTTGATATCTTGAAAGAAAGATACGCCAAAGGTGAGATTAATAAAAAAGAATTCGAAGAAAAAAGAAAGGATGTAGAGGCTTGATAATCGACTAATCTTTTCCCACAGCGAAGTCTCTGGAAAAAACAGGCAAGATGTGATACCCTAAGAAGAGATATACGAGTATTTTTCCTCTAATTGGTATGGGAGATGATCAAATATCAGTCGGGAGCGGAGCTTCTTCTCAGCAAGGTTCAGATCCATCTGCTAGCAAAAAAGTTGCTCCATCCGTCCAGAATCCTGCGGGAAATACTCCTCAGCGGATTGTTGCCGCC is a window from the Candidatus Peregrinibacteria bacterium genome containing:
- a CDS encoding tRNA uridine(34) 5-carboxymethylaminomethyl modification radical SAM/GNAT enzyme Elp3, which translates into the protein MKPAIKIFGNEREIIAESIIIEMFQCGEVHPKKLEDIKNTWTKGKNISSPSNVDLLKSYRKLVGSKKIPETPWLQKKLRKRSIRTLSGISPISVLTKPYPCPGRCVYCPTEKASPEGKTLFEIDSEKKYGPQKIAKKYRRPGALVMPKSYLSSEPAAMKALLNSFDPWKQVQNRIRALKETGHFPEKCELIVIGGTFSFLPKKYQTWFVKRCVQALNEDKSPHKRIEKVLQENEKAQHRAIGIVLETRPDHITLKEAKRFRFMGCTRVEIGVQTLDDAVSLYTKRGHGNAEVIRATKILRDAGYKICYHMMPGLPGSTPQKDLQSFQTMYSDPNFKPDYLKIYPCSVVPFSELAEWYAQGKFTPATHEDLIPLLLDIKAMTPPWVRITRLIRDIPSTAILAGSKITNLRQHLSFLSKKRGTPCKCIRCREIRDEKFNPEEIILKRMEYEANDGHEIFLSHETPNGKIIALLRLRIPSWFFSKNPGKPLFRVLKNCALIRELHTYGELVPVGKRTGNSQHGGWGKKLLFEAEKIIDEEYHIPKVAVISGVGAKDYYRKFGYEEEQTYMVKKLIKKSRRHHDILKSQKTVQNLTIP
- a CDS encoding SHOCT domain-containing protein, producing the protein MKKIFSFTLLIFALSFSFPTFSFAQGMMSLWNSSSDNASIQSQQQEEQEGKSLLDELSNKTVPCAQLNDSDFEKIGEYFMGQSIGDTGRHIVMNEMMKRMMGEKGEEQMHAVMGKRSSGCDSSAAFPEQDIGFMPMAYMMGGFTNPSSSNNYFTNPNSMMNFGFLPFGGFSWIFMILWWILIIAGIAMLVKWLMSQSGGTRWNHEKTSLDILKERYAKGEINKKEFEEKRKDVEA
- a CDS encoding sigma-70 family RNA polymerase sigma factor, with the translated sequence MDYSTRFTAELLQKAKDGDQEAFGEIFDVLLEPIYRYILFHVGDPRISEQITEEFFLRLWKDLRKFRQNGKGNFQIWAFQLCYKIVLGHASPDKNIQKSSLGETAEASSPAQAQDFQLQRALLELPDSQAEAIILKYFCSLSPAEVGGILEKTEGAVRILQSRGLKKLREILEGVKPKEDNSEEDENII
- a CDS encoding DsrE family protein; this translates as MKLAIILSASEPESNWNAFRLANFALKQGDEVKVFLVGQGVEYETASSEKFNIKEQSEEFLKSDKAQIMACGTCLKLREKEATSTCPMSTMKDLYALIKGCDKVLTF